The following coding sequences lie in one Fundulus heteroclitus isolate FHET01 chromosome 20, MU-UCD_Fhet_4.1, whole genome shotgun sequence genomic window:
- the LOC105928071 gene encoding potassium voltage-gated channel subfamily A member 3 yields the protein MDEQLSSVVQPPSSAEHRGRFAIEKRGYGEVERDVMTVENMLEESAVLSAPHLSADRYERSRQGCCERVVINISGLRFETQLKTFNQFPNTLLGDPRKRMRYFDPLRNEYFFDRNRPSFDAILYYYQSGGRIRRPVNVPIDIFSEEIRFYQLGEEAMEKFREDEGFIKEEERILPKNDFQKQAWLLFEFPESSGPARGIAIVSVLVILISIVIFCMETLPEFRDEKDISTVEPTVNGTAPNVPSPFTDPFFVIETLCIIWFSFELLVRFFACPSKTTFSKNIMNIIDIVAIIPYFITLGTELAETQTNGGQQAMSLAILRVIRLVRVFRIFKLSRHSKGLQILGQTLKASMRELGLLIFFLFIGVILFSSAVYFAEADDPASSFTSIPEAFWWAVVTMTTVGYGDMHPVTIGGKIVGSLCAIAGVLTIALPVPVIVSNFNYFYHRETDGEEHQQYLNSVSCEHMPSGEQIKSCSSSSLSKSEYMVIVEGINSAFKQPNYTTENNQNCVNIKKIFTDV from the coding sequence ATGGATGAGCAGCTCTCCAGCGTTGTCCAGCCGCCCTCCTCAGCCGAGCACAGGGGCAGATTCGCGATTGAAAAGCGGGGTTATGGAGAGGTGGAGAGGGACGTCATGACGGTGGAAAACATGCTGGAAGAGTCGGCCGTGCTCTCAGCGCCTCACCTGTCCGCGGATCGATACGAGCGCAGCCGCCAGGGATGCTGCGAGAGAGTGGTCATCAACATCTCGGGTTTGCGCTTCGAGACGCAACTCAAAACTTTCAACCAGTTCCCAAACACGCTGCTCGGCGACCCGAGGAAACGGATGCGCTACTTTGATCCGCTCAGGAACGAGTACTTCTTCGACAGGAACAGACCCAGCTTTGACGCCATCCTGTACTACTACCAGTCAGGGGGGCGCATCCGGAGACCTGTTAACGTGCCCATTGATATTTTCTCAGAGGAGATACGGTTTTACCAACTTGGGGAGGAGGCCATGGAGAAATTCCGCGAGGACGAAGGCTTTATAAAAGAGGAGGAGCGCATACTCCCCAAAAACGATTTTCAAAAGCAGGCTTGGCTTTTGTTTGAGTTCCCTGAAAGCTCCGGACCTGCGAGGGGAATAGCCATCGTTTCAGTGCTTGTGATCCTGATTTCAATTGTTATTTTCTGCATGGAGACTTTGCCTGAATTTCGGGACGAAAAAGACATATCCACAGTGGAGCCCACGGTGAATGGCACTGCTCCAAATGTGCCAAGCCCCTTCACGGACCCCTTCTTTGTGATAGAGACGCTCTGCATTATATGGTTCTCGTTTGAGCTGCTGGTCAGGTTTTTCGCCTGTCCCAGCAAAACCACTTTCTCTAAAAACATAATGAATATCATTGACATTGTCGCCATCATCCCTTACTTTATCACTCTTGGGACGGAGCTGGCCGAGACGCAAACCAACGGCGGCCAGCAGGCGATGTCCCTGGCCATCCTCAGGGTGATCCGGCTGGTGAGAGTGTTTCGGATTTTTAAACTCTCACGACACTCCAAGGGACTCCAGATTTTGGGGCAGACGCTCAAGGCCAGCATGAGGGAGCTGGGCTTGCtcatcttttttctcttcataggaGTCATCCTCTTTTCCAGCGCTGTTTACTTCGCCGAAGCGGACGACCCCGCGTCCAGCTTCACCAGCATCCCAGAAGCGTTCTGGTGGGCAGTTGTGACAATGACCACCGTCGGATACGGGGACATGCACCCGGTCACCATTGGCGGCAAGATAGTGGGGTCGCTGTGCGCAATAGCGGGCGTGTTGACCATCGCCTTGCCCGTGCCGGTGATTGTGTCGAATTTCAACTACTTCTACCACCGAGAGACGGACGGAGAGGAGCACCAGCAGTACCTTAACTCGGTCAGCTGCGAGCACATGCCCTCCGGGGAGCAGATCAAATCGTGCAGCTCCTCCTCGCTCAGCAAGTCGGAGTATATGGTTATTGTGGAGGGCATCAACAGTGCGTTCAAGCAGCCCAACTACACCacagaaaacaaccaaaactgcGTAAACATCAAAAAGATCTTCACGGACGTGTGA